One Paramisgurnus dabryanus chromosome 10, PD_genome_1.1, whole genome shotgun sequence genomic region harbors:
- the LOC135744584 gene encoding hydroxycarboxylic acid receptor 1-like, which produces MCMLTTPLFACEQTTLRSSLGGIVVIYHTDVKWRKDLSLVSLYGAITTMNNSSMCCTYDTPMLDQVLPPIMFTEFILGLVGNILALLMFFCNRVTWKPNSIYLAHLALADALVLFCLPFRADYYRRGKDWVYGDAFCRILLFLLAANRAAGIFFLTAVAVDRYLKIVHPLNRINRMGLRYASWVSIALWGLIIAMTVYLLMDPHFYFQGNSTQCESFNVCFGNNVRFNWHNAFYVIQFFVPTCIVTYCTTCITWQLKNKTLDTRGKIKRAVQFILAVALVFIVCFFPSNIARIAMFILKLWYSECQDFRDVNEAFKTSVCFTYFNSVLNPIVYYFSSPTHSETFKKLYLRLQGKTTEDDEDEMNNNSPLTISYTASLKT; this is translated from the coding sequence ATGTGCATGTTAACAACTCCACTATTTGCATGTGAACAAACAACTTTAAGAAGCAGCCTCGGGGGAATCGTTGTAATATACCACACCGATGTGAAATGGAGAAAAGATCTGAGTCTTGTCTCGTTGTACGGCGCCATCACAACCATGAACAATTCCTCAATGTGCTGCACTTACGATACACCCATGTTGGATCAAGTTTTACCCCCGATTATGTTTACGGAGTTCATTTTGGGCCTTGTTGGGAACATTCTCGCCCTCTTGATGTTCTTCTGCAACAGGGTCACCTGGAAGCCCAATTCTATTTATCTAGCCCACCTGGCTTTGGCGGACGCGCTCGTACTTTTTTGCCTTCCTTTCAGGGCCGACTACTACCGCAGAGGGAAGGACTGGGTGTACGGAGACGCTTTCTGTCGTATTTTGCTGTTTCTGTTGGCTGCCAACAGGGCTGCTGGCATATTCTTCCTTACTGCTGTCGCCGTGGACCGTTATCTGAAGATCGTCCACCCTCTCAACCGCATCAATCGAATGGGTCTGCGCTACGCCTCGTGGGTCTCTATTGCCCTGTGGGGTCTTATTATAGCCATGACCGTCTACCTCTTAATGGACCCACATTTTTACTTTCAGGGCAACAGCACCCAGTGTGAAAGTTTCAATGTTTGCTTTGGAAATAACGTACGATTCAACTGGCACAATGCATTTTACGTTATTCAATTCTTTGTGCCCACGTGCATTGTTACCTACTGCACAACCTGCATTACGTGGCAGTTGAAAAATAAGACGTTGGACACACGGGGTAAAATCAAGAGGGCCGTCCAGTTTATTTTAGCAGTGGCTTTGGTTTTCATCGTATGTTTCTTTCCCAGCAACATTGCACGTATTGCCATGTTTATCCTGAAGCTCTGGTATAGCGAATGCCAAGATTTTCGTGATGTGAACGAGGCTTTTAAAACCTCTGTCTGCTTCACGTACTTCAACAGCGTTCTCAATCCTATAGTTTATTACTTTTCCAGCCCTACACACAGTGAAACTttcaagaaattatatttgAGACTTCAAGGAAAGACGACAGAAGACGACGAGGATGAGATGAACAATAACAGTCCTCTTACAATATCATATACTGCCTCTTTGAAAACTTAA
- the LOC135739474 gene encoding B-cell CLL/lymphoma 7 protein family member A-like isoform X1: MSGRSVRAETRSRAKDDIKRVMAVIEKVRKWEKKWVTVGDTSLRIFKWVPVTESKTDDKNKKKTGREEKYGSEATTPENSSSPGMMDMHDENSNQSSIADSSPVKMETSCSTSPTPEVTASSHTDASESKAERTTSPDKENCNSAHSVTSKKDTRLSGEKESRSDTSNNTQESEDASPPTKKSKVESSSQDLDN, encoded by the exons ATGTCTGGCAGGTCAGTGCGCGCGGAGACCCGGAGCAGAGCCAAAGATGACATCAAACGCGTTATGGCGGTTATTGAGAAAGTACGAAAATG GGAGAAAAAGTGGGTGACGGTTGGAGACACATCACTGCGTATCTTCAAATGGGTTCCAGTGACTGAATCAAAGACAGATGAT AAGAATAAAAAGAAAACGGGCAGAGAGGAGAAATACGGATCCGAGGCTACGACTCCGGAAAACAGTTCCTCCCCTGGAATGATGGACATGCATG ATGAGAACAGCAATCAGAGCTCAATAGCAGACTCCTCTCCTGTGAAGATGGAGACCAGCTGTAGCACAAGCCCAACACCAGAGGTCACTGCTTCCTCTCACACCGATGCAAGCGAGAGCAAGGCTGAACGCACAACATCCCCTGACAAAG agaatTGTAACTCTGCCCATTCAGTAACAAGCAAAAAAGATACCCGGTTATCAGGGGAGAAGGAGTCCCGATCAGACACCTCGAATAACACTCAG GAAAGTGAAGATGCTTCCCCACCCACTAAGAAAAGCAAAGTGGAATCATCTTCTCAGGACTTGGATAACTAG
- the LOC135739467 gene encoding hydroxycarboxylic acid receptor 2-like, with amino-acid sequence MNNSSICCAFDAPILDQVLPPILFTEFIFGLLGNILALSMFFYHRDTWKPNSVYLAHLAVADSVVLFCLPFRADYYLRGKDWVYGDAFCRILLFLLAANRAAGIFFLTAVAVDRYLKIVHPLNSINRMGLRHASWVSFGLWTLIVAMTVYLLTDKHFYFRNNRTQCESFNICLGHNSLSDWHNSFYVIQFFVPTCIVIYCTACITWQLKKKTVDKRGKIKRAVQFVLAVALVFIVCFFPSNVSRIAVWVLKSWYSECHYFRDANVAFYTTVCFTYFNSVLNPIVYYFSSPAFSGAINKLFMKLLGKKNKDEEKNNSCATISTSVS; translated from the coding sequence ATGAACAACTCCTCAATCTGCTGCGCTTTTGACGCACCCATATTGGATCAAGTTTTACCACCTATTCTCTTCACGGAGTTCATTTTCGGCCTTTTGGGAAACATCCTCGCCCTCTCGATGTTCTTCTATCACAGGGACACCTGGAAGCCCAACTCGGTTTATCTAGCCCACCTGGCTGTGGCAGATTCGGTGGTCCTTTTCTGTCTACCGTTCAGAGCCGACTACTACCTCAGGGGCAAGGACTGGGTGTACGGAGACGCTTTCTGTCGTATTTTGCTGTTTCTCTTGGCCGCCAACAGGGCTGCTGGCATATTCTTCCTCACTGCCGTCGCCGTGGACCGTTATCTGAAGATCGTCCACCCTCTCAACAGCATCAATCGGATGGGTCTGCGGCACGCCTCGTGGGTTTCTTTTGGTCTGTGGACTCTTATCGTAGCCATGACCGTCTACCTCTTAACGGACAAACATTTCTATTTCCGAAACAACCGCACCCAGTGTGAGAGTTTCAATATCTGCTTGGGGCATAATTCACTGTCTGACTGGCACAATTCATTCTACGTTATTCAGTTCTTTGTGCCTACGTGCATTGTTATCTATTGCACAGCTTGCATTACGTGGCAGTTGAAGAAAAAGACAGTGGACAAACGTGGTAAAATCAAGAGAGCCGTCCAGTTTGTCTTAGCAGTGGCTTTGGTTTTCATCGTATGTTTTTTTCCAAGTAACGTCTCGCGTATTGCTGTGTGGGTCCTTAAGTCTTGGTATAGTGAGTGCCATTATTTCCGTGATGCAAACGTGGCTTTTTACACCACCGTCTGCTTTACTTACTTTAACAGCGTGCTCAACCCCATCGTTTATTACTTTTCCAGCCCTGCTTTTAGTGGAGCAATTAATAAACTCTTTATGAAACTTCTAGGGAAAAAAAACAAGGACGAGGAGAAGAACAATAGCTGTGCTACAATATCAACTTCTGTCTCTTAG
- the LOC135739474 gene encoding B-cell CLL/lymphoma 7 protein family member A-like isoform X2 → MSGRSVRAETRSRAKDDIKRVMAVIEKVRKWEKKWVTVGDTSLRIFKWVPVTESKTDDNKKKTGREEKYGSEATTPENSSSPGMMDMHDENSNQSSIADSSPVKMETSCSTSPTPEVTASSHTDASESKAERTTSPDKENCNSAHSVTSKKDTRLSGEKESRSDTSNNTQESEDASPPTKKSKVESSSQDLDN, encoded by the exons ATGTCTGGCAGGTCAGTGCGCGCGGAGACCCGGAGCAGAGCCAAAGATGACATCAAACGCGTTATGGCGGTTATTGAGAAAGTACGAAAATG GGAGAAAAAGTGGGTGACGGTTGGAGACACATCACTGCGTATCTTCAAATGGGTTCCAGTGACTGAATCAAAGACAGATGAT AATAAAAAGAAAACGGGCAGAGAGGAGAAATACGGATCCGAGGCTACGACTCCGGAAAACAGTTCCTCCCCTGGAATGATGGACATGCATG ATGAGAACAGCAATCAGAGCTCAATAGCAGACTCCTCTCCTGTGAAGATGGAGACCAGCTGTAGCACAAGCCCAACACCAGAGGTCACTGCTTCCTCTCACACCGATGCAAGCGAGAGCAAGGCTGAACGCACAACATCCCCTGACAAAG agaatTGTAACTCTGCCCATTCAGTAACAAGCAAAAAAGATACCCGGTTATCAGGGGAGAAGGAGTCCCGATCAGACACCTCGAATAACACTCAG GAAAGTGAAGATGCTTCCCCACCCACTAAGAAAAGCAAAGTGGAATCATCTTCTCAGGACTTGGATAACTAG